One genomic segment of Kordiimonas sp. SCSIO 12603 includes these proteins:
- a CDS encoding cadherin domain-containing protein: MANERFGTSGNDVFEGTENNDLLTGAAGDDSLVGAGGNDTLRGDEGNDTLDGGAGNDLVNGGDGNDEVTLGDGDDTFFAGPTDTGADTVDGGNGDDTIFTSAGDDVVTGGDGNDEIGTGEGDDNIDAGAGNDAAFAGAGDDVLTGGAGNDTLGVGTGNDEVDAGEGDDIVFANTGDDTVEGGAGDDTLFGGAGDDVVNGGEGNDELFAGAGDDTLTGGAGDDFYGLGTGEGSNTIVLSGEFGDDTVANFGEGDQLVIEGLTFGDGQLVTGLTDISDFATANDDGVLLTFDQGTVQLNGASLDDLSAASFVTSAAGTVGTITDANGFFDSATANGQVVEDASVGTVVGLTASATHSDGNDITYSLSDDAGGLFAINAETGVVTVAGGLDFETATSHTIEVTATANGGATSTQSFTINVTNDSANLSDTDGTNDRADNPATDANEARDGAVTEGASFGTTVGITADFREGTTDVAGVTYSLSDDAGGRFTINPSTGVVSVASTINFDEGASHTITVVGTAPDGRTESEEFTITVADDGDRLVDTDATGDVSNNTETDEDETRNGVIGENDAFGSTVGIDANYIDNSGSITGATYSLSDSAGGLFTIDTVTGVVRLAGDVDALDSDDVTHSITVVATAPDGRTAEATYTIDVTDDGDRIIDADATGNVAENTATTAIELRNGSVDENATSGTVGITADYVDGTGGATNQITPATYSLTNSAGGRFTIDSTTGVVSVASGANIDFETDQTHTITVRATTTDGRSATQDYIIQVNNLNDNTRSAITDSNSAANTISEAATAGTVVGLTASATDGDGGLEYSLTDNAGGRFTIDEDTGVVTVANGAVFDFASATSHTITVQVEDAAGETSVQNFSIAVTDSASVGAAVGDNFVGTGNSEVFDGRGGDDTINGGAGDDTLSGGADVDIINGGNGDDVINGGDGAEAVVTGGNGDDVINGDGGNDTLQGDAGNDALNGGTGDDSLVGGSGNDTLTGGAGNDVLNGGGNDDTFVFSGSSNFGNDTVEDFVSGTDQLSLQGLTVTNATTGLVTEITASNFATLAGASNGSFVAGDLIRISGGNTTIITDQGQIVLTGTGLNAATDLVFG; this comes from the coding sequence ATGGCTAATGAAAGATTTGGTACTAGCGGAAACGACGTTTTTGAGGGTACTGAAAACAACGATCTGCTTACTGGTGCTGCAGGCGATGACAGCCTTGTTGGTGCAGGCGGTAACGATACACTCAGAGGCGACGAAGGTAATGACACGCTAGACGGCGGCGCTGGCAATGACCTAGTTAACGGTGGTGACGGTAACGACGAAGTTACTCTAGGCGACGGTGACGATACATTCTTCGCTGGCCCAACAGACACAGGTGCTGATACTGTAGATGGCGGTAACGGCGACGATACAATTTTCACAAGCGCAGGCGACGACGTTGTAACTGGTGGTGACGGTAACGACGAAATCGGTACAGGCGAAGGTGACGACAACATCGATGCTGGCGCTGGTAATGATGCGGCGTTCGCAGGTGCAGGCGATGACGTTCTAACTGGTGGTGCTGGTAACGATACACTTGGTGTTGGTACTGGTAACGATGAAGTTGATGCTGGTGAAGGCGATGACATCGTATTCGCAAACACTGGTGACGACACTGTAGAAGGCGGCGCTGGCGACGACACACTATTCGGTGGTGCTGGTGACGACGTTGTAAACGGTGGCGAAGGTAACGATGAGCTATTCGCTGGCGCTGGCGACGACACACTAACTGGTGGCGCTGGTGATGACTTCTACGGTCTTGGTACTGGCGAAGGTTCAAACACAATCGTTCTTTCTGGTGAGTTTGGTGACGACACAGTTGCTAACTTCGGTGAAGGCGATCAGCTTGTTATTGAAGGCCTAACATTCGGTGACGGTCAGCTTGTAACAGGTCTTACAGACATTTCTGACTTTGCTACAGCAAACGACGATGGTGTACTTCTTACTTTCGACCAAGGTACAGTACAGCTAAACGGTGCTAGCCTTGACGACCTATCTGCTGCTAGCTTCGTTACATCTGCTGCTGGTACAGTTGGTACAATCACAGACGCTAACGGCTTCTTCGATTCTGCGACTGCAAATGGTCAGGTAGTAGAAGATGCATCTGTTGGTACAGTTGTTGGTCTAACAGCAAGCGCTACACACAGCGACGGCAACGACATTACATACAGCCTTTCTGACGATGCTGGCGGCCTGTTCGCTATTAACGCAGAAACTGGTGTTGTAACTGTAGCTGGTGGTCTAGACTTCGAAACAGCAACTAGCCACACTATTGAAGTAACAGCTACTGCAAACGGTGGTGCTACATCTACTCAATCGTTCACAATTAACGTGACAAACGATAGCGCTAACCTAAGCGACACAGATGGTACTAACGACCGTGCTGATAATCCAGCTACAGATGCTAATGAAGCAAGAGACGGTGCAGTAACAGAAGGCGCAAGCTTTGGTACAACAGTTGGTATTACAGCGGACTTCCGTGAAGGTACAACTGACGTTGCAGGCGTAACTTACTCACTATCTGACGATGCTGGTGGTCGCTTCACAATCAACCCATCAACTGGTGTTGTTTCTGTTGCAAGTACTATCAACTTCGACGAAGGCGCAAGCCACACAATCACTGTAGTTGGTACAGCTCCAGATGGTCGTACAGAATCTGAAGAGTTCACAATCACAGTTGCTGATGATGGTGATCGTCTTGTTGATACTGACGCTACTGGTGACGTTTCTAACAACACTGAAACAGACGAAGATGAGACAAGAAACGGTGTAATCGGTGAAAACGATGCATTCGGTTCAACAGTTGGTATTGATGCAAACTACATTGATAACTCTGGCTCAATCACAGGCGCTACATACAGCCTGTCTGATAGCGCTGGTGGTCTATTCACTATCGATACAGTAACTGGTGTTGTTCGTCTTGCTGGTGATGTTGACGCTCTTGATAGCGACGATGTAACTCACAGCATTACTGTTGTAGCTACTGCGCCAGACGGCCGTACAGCTGAAGCAACATACACTATTGACGTAACAGACGATGGTGATCGTATCATCGATGCTGACGCTACTGGTAACGTTGCAGAAAACACAGCTACTACAGCAATTGAACTAAGAAACGGTTCTGTTGATGAGAACGCTACTTCTGGTACAGTTGGTATTACAGCTGATTATGTTGATGGTACTGGTGGTGCTACTAACCAGATTACTCCAGCAACATACTCTCTAACTAACAGTGCTGGTGGTCGTTTCACTATCGACTCTACAACAGGTGTTGTGTCTGTTGCTTCTGGTGCAAACATTGACTTTGAAACAGATCAAACACACACAATTACTGTTCGTGCTACTACAACAGACGGTCGTTCTGCTACTCAGGACTACATCATTCAGGTTAACAACCTTAATGACAACACACGTAGCGCAATCACTGACTCTAACTCTGCTGCTAACACAATCAGCGAAGCTGCTACAGCAGGTACAGTTGTTGGTCTGACAGCAAGTGCAACTGACGGTGACGGCGGTCTTGAGTACAGCCTAACTGACAATGCTGGTGGTCGCTTCACTATCGACGAAGATACAGGTGTTGTAACAGTTGCAAACGGTGCAGTGTTTGACTTCGCTAGCGCGACATCTCACACAATTACTGTACAGGTTGAAGATGCTGCTGGTGAAACATCAGTTCAGAACTTCTCAATTGCTGTAACAGACTCTGCTTCTGTTGGTGCTGCTGTAGGCGATAACTTCGTTGGCACAGGCAACAGTGAAGTGTTCGACGGTCGCGGCGGTGACGATACAATCAACGGCGGCGCTGGTGACGATACACTAAGCGGTGGTGCTGATGTTGATATCATCAACGGTGGTAACGGCGATGACGTTATCAACGGCGGTGACGGTGCCGAAGCGGTAGTTACTGGCGGTAACGGCGATGACGTTATCAACGGTGACGGCGGTAACGATACGCTACAAGGCGATGCTGGTAACGACGCTCTAAACGGCGGTACTGGTGATGACTCTCTAGTTGGTGGTTCTGGTAACGATACGCTAACTGGTGGTGCTGGTAACGATGTCCTTAATGGTGGCGGGAACGACGATACATTCGTATTCTCTGGTTCTTCAAACTTCGGTAACGACACTGTTGAAGACTTCGTATCTGGTACAGACCAGCTATCACTACAAGGTCTAACGGTTACTAACGCGACAACAGGTCTTGTTACAGAAATTACCGCTTCTAACTTCGCAACTCTAGCAGGTGCAAGTAACGGTTCTTTCGTAGCTGGTGACCTAATCCGCATCAGTGGTGGTAATACAACAATCATCACAGACCAAGGTCAGATCGTTCTAACAGGTACAGGCCTGAATGCTGCTACAGACCTAGTATTCGGTTAA
- a CDS encoding Mth938-like domain-containing protein, whose product MVDKFQSGGVHMELQGEEDLLLVDGYGDGGFRLQGVKVAGSVVVLEDGFHPVTATSLLDLAEDDFASVLAAPNKPEFILIGTGERMNLLPATLRKYLEEKGYPYELMDTGAAARTFNVLRMEDRRVAALLLAVS is encoded by the coding sequence GTGGTTGATAAGTTTCAATCCGGTGGTGTTCATATGGAACTACAAGGAGAGGAAGACCTTCTCCTTGTAGATGGTTATGGAGATGGCGGCTTCCGCTTACAAGGCGTTAAGGTGGCAGGCAGTGTGGTTGTGCTCGAGGATGGTTTTCATCCTGTAACAGCAACATCCTTGCTTGATCTGGCGGAAGATGATTTTGCTTCAGTTCTTGCTGCACCGAATAAACCAGAATTTATTCTTATAGGAACGGGGGAGCGAATGAACCTGCTCCCCGCTACTCTGCGAAAATATCTTGAGGAAAAAGGGTATCCATACGAACTGATGGATACTGGCGCTGCCGCTCGTACGTTTAATGTTCTACGAATGGAAGATAGGCGTGTAGCTGCACTTTTATTGGCTGTTAGCTGA
- a CDS encoding LL-diaminopimelate aminotransferase produces MTKEEFYRTRRLPPYLFAEINAMKAEARARGEDIIDLGMGNPDLPTPQHIVEKLKETVDDKSTHRYSMSKGIPGLRKAHAAYYKRRFGVDIDPDSENIVTLGSKEGLANLAQAITAPGDVILSPNPSYPIHPYGFMIAGASIRHMPLGPDLDFMTELKHAVQHSVPTPSAVILCYPSNPTAEVVDLDFYKEVVDFCKEKGIWILSDLAYSEIYFDDDNPPPSILQVEGAKDIAVEFTSLSKTYSMAGWRVGFAAGNKKLIEALTRVKSYLDYGAFTPIQVAAVAALNGPQDCVEEYRQIYKARRDTLISGLAAAGWDVPSPKATMFAWAPLPDDFIEMGSMEFAKLLMQHAKVAVSPGVGFGEYGEGYVRIGLVENEQRIRQAIRNIKKFMTDKDMHLEAWRKRNNSKSK; encoded by the coding sequence ATGACTAAAGAAGAATTTTATCGTACCCGCCGCTTGCCGCCTTATTTGTTTGCAGAAATTAATGCAATGAAAGCAGAGGCTCGAGCCCGTGGTGAGGATATTATTGATCTTGGGATGGGAAATCCCGATTTGCCAACCCCTCAACATATCGTGGAAAAACTTAAGGAAACGGTGGATGATAAATCTACACACCGTTATTCAATGTCCAAAGGTATCCCCGGCTTAAGAAAAGCTCACGCAGCATATTATAAACGCCGATTTGGTGTTGATATCGATCCTGATAGCGAAAATATTGTAACACTAGGCTCGAAAGAGGGGCTCGCGAACCTTGCTCAGGCGATTACTGCACCGGGAGATGTGATTCTTTCGCCAAATCCAAGTTATCCAATCCACCCATACGGATTTATGATTGCTGGTGCTTCTATCCGCCATATGCCGCTTGGGCCAGATCTGGATTTTATGACAGAACTCAAACATGCAGTTCAGCACAGTGTACCTACACCAAGTGCTGTTATTCTATGTTATCCTTCAAATCCAACGGCTGAAGTTGTTGATTTAGATTTCTACAAGGAAGTTGTTGATTTCTGTAAAGAGAAAGGGATCTGGATACTTTCCGATTTAGCCTATTCAGAAATCTATTTTGATGATGATAATCCTCCGCCGTCCATTCTACAGGTGGAAGGCGCTAAGGATATTGCGGTTGAATTTACAAGTTTGTCGAAAACATATTCGATGGCTGGTTGGCGCGTAGGTTTTGCGGCGGGTAATAAGAAGCTGATTGAGGCACTTACTCGTGTGAAAAGCTATCTGGATTATGGTGCTTTCACACCTATCCAGGTGGCAGCCGTTGCCGCACTGAACGGCCCGCAGGATTGTGTTGAAGAATATCGTCAAATCTATAAAGCCCGCCGAGATACATTGATCTCAGGTTTAGCAGCAGCAGGTTGGGATGTGCCGAGCCCAAAGGCGACCATGTTTGCCTGGGCACCGCTTCCTGACGACTTTATAGAGATGGGTTCGATGGAATTTGCTAAATTATTGATGCAACATGCAAAAGTGGCCGTATCACCAGGCGTTGGTTTTGGTGAATATGGTGAAGGTTATGTGCGTATTGGCCTTGTGGAAAACGAGCAACGCATTCGGCAGGCTATCCGAAATATCAAGAAATTTATGACAGATAAAGACATGCACCTTGAGGCATGGCGAAAACGTAACAACAGTAAATCAAAGTAA
- the recJ gene encoding single-stranded-DNA-specific exonuclease RecJ, which yields MASTVEQDMAADPLLGVRRSALGQMWEQRSFVNREAEAIADRLGVPPIVGQLISARGISIEDASTFYNPSLKECMPDPSSLLDMEKGARRIVRALEQSEEIAIFGDYDVDGATSSAVLYRFLTTIGAKVRIYIPDRMTEGYGPNTNALLGLRKAGVDVVITVDCGILSYDPLRAAKDAGLEVIIVDHHKAEADLPEAVAAINPNRLDDESGQGQLAAVGVAFLLVVEINRLLRDAGYYSEGRRAPDLRLLLDLVALGTVADVVPLTGANRAFVKQGLKIMAQRRNAGITALADVGRVSEAPNAYHAGFVLGPRVNAGGRVGESHLGAKLLTSDSPAEAVQIAERLDKYNEERRHIEAEVLEAALTQVEESVGITGSSDTVVIAAGDGWHAGVIGIVASRLKDKYGLPTLVIGFEGDEGKGSARSISGVDLGAAVIEAVQQGLLIKGGGHAMAAGLSIAKGQLDEFSEFLRDHLRKQVELAKQNRSLKIDGVIALSGATPDLIDQIEQVGPFGAGNPGPRFVIPEVDLIKADRVGQNHLRCIFKSRDGKSIKAMAFRMADEPMGEMLQTGTGRRFHIAGKLKKDTWGGTPKAEFMLDDVAIIGPV from the coding sequence TTGGCGTCTACAGTTGAACAAGATATGGCGGCGGACCCTCTTTTGGGGGTGCGCCGTTCTGCTTTGGGGCAAATGTGGGAACAGCGCTCCTTTGTAAATCGGGAAGCAGAAGCAATTGCTGACAGGCTTGGTGTACCGCCTATTGTGGGCCAGCTTATTTCAGCGCGTGGTATTTCCATTGAAGATGCTTCGACTTTTTATAATCCCTCCCTTAAAGAATGTATGCCTGATCCGTCGAGCTTGCTGGATATGGAAAAAGGCGCACGCCGTATTGTTCGAGCATTAGAGCAAAGCGAAGAAATTGCCATCTTTGGCGATTATGATGTGGACGGGGCAACTTCAAGCGCGGTTTTATACCGTTTTCTCACCACAATTGGTGCCAAGGTGCGCATTTATATCCCTGACCGTATGACGGAGGGGTATGGTCCCAACACAAATGCTCTCTTAGGCCTCAGGAAGGCCGGAGTTGATGTTGTCATTACCGTGGACTGCGGAATTCTTTCTTATGACCCTCTGAGGGCTGCAAAAGACGCAGGGCTTGAAGTGATTATCGTAGATCACCACAAAGCGGAAGCGGACTTACCTGAGGCGGTTGCCGCGATTAACCCAAACAGGCTTGATGATGAAAGCGGGCAGGGGCAATTAGCAGCGGTGGGGGTTGCTTTTCTGCTTGTTGTGGAAATTAACAGACTGCTACGTGATGCTGGATACTATTCTGAAGGCCGTAGAGCGCCCGACTTGCGTCTTCTGCTGGATTTGGTCGCGCTTGGTACAGTTGCGGATGTAGTACCCCTTACAGGCGCGAATAGGGCTTTTGTAAAGCAAGGTCTGAAAATTATGGCCCAGCGCCGTAATGCAGGTATCACTGCTCTTGCAGATGTTGGCCGTGTGAGCGAAGCGCCTAATGCATATCATGCAGGCTTTGTATTGGGGCCTAGGGTGAATGCTGGTGGCCGTGTGGGTGAATCTCATTTGGGGGCTAAGCTTTTAACATCTGATAGCCCGGCTGAAGCGGTCCAGATTGCTGAGCGACTGGATAAATATAATGAAGAACGGCGTCATATAGAAGCTGAAGTACTGGAAGCAGCCTTAACACAGGTAGAAGAAAGCGTCGGCATAACTGGTAGCTCGGATACAGTGGTGATTGCGGCTGGTGATGGTTGGCATGCTGGGGTGATTGGCATTGTAGCCAGTCGGCTTAAAGATAAATACGGCCTGCCAACGCTGGTGATTGGTTTCGAAGGTGACGAAGGTAAAGGCTCCGCTCGTTCGATTTCTGGTGTTGATCTGGGAGCCGCTGTTATCGAGGCCGTACAACAAGGGTTGCTGATTAAAGGCGGCGGGCACGCAATGGCTGCTGGGCTCAGCATTGCCAAAGGCCAGCTCGATGAGTTTTCAGAGTTTCTACGGGACCACTTGCGTAAACAGGTGGAGCTGGCGAAGCAGAATCGTTCCTTAAAGATTGATGGTGTTATCGCGCTTAGCGGTGCGACACCGGATTTGATTGATCAAATTGAACAGGTGGGGCCATTTGGTGCAGGTAATCCTGGCCCTAGGTTTGTGATTCCCGAGGTCGATCTCATAAAAGCGGACCGTGTTGGGCAAAATCACCTGCGCTGTATCTTTAAATCACGGGACGGAAAGTCAATTAAGGCTATGGCCTTCCGTATGGCGGATGAACCCATGGGCGAAATGCTTCAAACTGGCACTGGCAGGCGGTTTCATATAGCTGGAAAGCTTAAGAAAGATACCTGGGGAGGAACACCCAAAGCTGAATTCATGCTTGATGACGTTGCAATAATTGGCCCTGTTTAA
- the secF gene encoding protein translocase subunit SecF: MNLRLVPDNTNIKFLGMRKVALAFSMVMILASALLFFIRGLNYGIDFQGGVDLLVQSQEGNADIPKIRSTLSSLGLGDIKVKEFGDPTDAMISIVRQPGGSEAQNNALNLVRDTLSKEIPTLKMGEADVIGPSVSGELKQKGTIAVTIAVLMVLIYIWFRFEWQFGLGAVIALVHDVLLTIGFFSITQLEFNLSIIAALLTIVGYSLNDTVVVYDRVRENIRKFRKRELEDVIDMSLNQTLARTIMTSVTTLLALFALFFFGGPSISGFTAAMIWGVFVGTYSSVFVASPMLVFLKVRSETLIHDDDDNDPTVDKSRPSPFEQF, translated from the coding sequence ATGAATTTACGTCTCGTTCCAGATAACACGAACATTAAATTTCTGGGAATGCGTAAGGTTGCACTCGCCTTCTCAATGGTAATGATCCTTGCTTCTGCATTACTATTTTTCATACGTGGCCTGAACTACGGAATTGATTTCCAGGGTGGCGTCGACCTGCTGGTTCAATCCCAAGAAGGTAATGCGGATATTCCAAAGATTCGTTCAACGCTGTCTAGCCTTGGCCTTGGTGATATCAAGGTAAAGGAATTTGGTGATCCAACAGATGCAATGATCAGTATTGTTCGCCAGCCAGGCGGTTCTGAAGCGCAAAATAATGCGTTGAACCTTGTACGTGATACACTTTCAAAAGAGATCCCAACGCTTAAGATGGGTGAAGCTGATGTTATCGGCCCAAGTGTTTCGGGTGAATTGAAACAAAAAGGCACGATCGCGGTAACGATCGCTGTTCTTATGGTTTTGATTTACATCTGGTTCCGCTTTGAATGGCAGTTTGGCCTTGGTGCTGTAATTGCGCTTGTTCACGACGTATTGCTGACAATTGGTTTCTTCTCTATCACACAGCTTGAATTTAACCTTTCTATTATCGCAGCGCTTCTAACTATTGTTGGTTACAGCTTGAACGATACAGTTGTGGTTTATGACCGCGTGCGTGAGAATATTCGTAAGTTCCGCAAGAGAGAACTTGAAGATGTTATTGATATGTCGCTCAACCAAACACTGGCGCGTACGATCATGACAAGTGTGACAACACTTCTTGCATTGTTTGCTCTGTTCTTCTTCGGTGGGCCATCCATCAGTGGTTTCACTGCAGCGATGATCTGGGGTGTGTTTGTAGGTACATACAGCTCTGTATTCGTAGCTTCACCAATGCTGGTATTCCTTAAAGTGCGTAGCGAAACGTTGATCCATGACGATGATGATAATGACCCAACGGTAGATAAATCTCGTCCAAGCCCATTTGAACAATTCTAG
- the glpX gene encoding class II fructose-bisphosphatase, with product MSSEENLSRLFVLEMVRVTEAAAIAASRLTGHGDEKAADAAAVEAMRLAFNELPIDGTVVIGEGERDEAPMLYIGEKVGSGGPKVDIALDPLEGTTICAKAGPNSLAVLAVSVDGGLLNAPDVYMDKIAVGGGLPEGVIDLDKSPTENVKAVAEAKGKPIHHVTVCVLDRPRHAELIAELRELGCPVILIGDGDVAGVIATTDPKTGIDMYMGSGGAPEGVLASAALRCTGGQMQGRLLFRNDDERARAKKWGIEDLDRKYSMMEMAPGDVIFAATGVTDGSMLEGVHYTPEGITTETITMRSKTKTIRRVHTLHGKK from the coding sequence ATGTCATCAGAAGAGAACCTAAGCCGCCTGTTTGTACTGGAAATGGTACGTGTGACGGAAGCAGCTGCAATTGCTGCAAGCCGTCTTACCGGCCACGGTGATGAAAAAGCGGCTGACGCTGCTGCGGTTGAGGCGATGCGCCTTGCGTTCAATGAACTGCCAATCGACGGAACTGTTGTAATTGGTGAAGGTGAACGCGATGAAGCACCAATGCTGTATATTGGTGAAAAAGTGGGTTCTGGTGGCCCGAAAGTGGATATCGCGCTTGACCCGCTTGAAGGGACAACAATCTGTGCAAAGGCTGGCCCAAACTCTCTAGCAGTTCTTGCTGTATCCGTTGATGGCGGCCTTCTGAACGCCCCTGATGTGTATATGGATAAAATTGCCGTCGGTGGCGGTCTTCCTGAAGGCGTGATCGATCTAGATAAATCACCAACAGAAAACGTGAAAGCTGTTGCTGAAGCTAAAGGCAAGCCCATACACCATGTAACTGTGTGTGTGCTGGATCGCCCACGCCATGCTGAGCTTATTGCTGAGCTGCGTGAGCTGGGTTGCCCAGTTATCCTTATTGGTGATGGTGATGTTGCTGGTGTTATCGCAACAACTGACCCGAAAACTGGTATTGATATGTATATGGGTTCTGGTGGTGCTCCAGAAGGCGTTCTGGCATCTGCAGCGCTTCGCTGTACAGGTGGTCAGATGCAGGGTCGTTTGTTGTTCCGCAATGATGACGAACGCGCTCGTGCGAAAAAATGGGGTATCGAAGACCTCGACCGTAAATACAGCATGATGGAAATGGCACCGGGCGATGTTATCTTTGCCGCAACCGGTGTTACAGATGGTTCCATGCTTGAAGGTGTTCACTACACACCAGAAGGCATCACAACTGAAACCATCACAATGCGTTCTAAAACAAAAACAATCCGCCGCGTGCACACGCTTCACGGCAAGAAATAA
- a CDS encoding homoserine dehydrogenase has protein sequence MSSSSKEPLKVGIAGLGTVGVGVIKIMETHNAMLAARGGRTIEISAVSARDRGRERGVDLTPYAWCDNPVELASRDDVDLIIELIGGSDGPAYALAKETLSRGKSFVTANKALIACHGKELASLAEESGASLRYEAAVAGGIPVIKALAEGLVGNDVSGLYGILNGTCNYILTRMEREGLGFAEVLEDAQRLGYAEADPTFDIDGIDTAHKTAILAALAFGTAPDMDNLPTEGIRNIAPVDIDYAKELGYRIKLLGVARRTDDGIETRVHPAMVSLSAPLAKVMDAINAVVINGDFVGQTVYEGAGAGEGPTASSVVADIIDIARGNTYAPLGIPVADLQELPAIPAEKHLGTYYIRLRVEDRPGVMADITSVLAENNVSIKSMLQRGKCDEGGVYIVLTTHETVEACIAKTLNHFTNLECVLETPTMLRIEA, from the coding sequence ATGAGTTCATCATCTAAGGAGCCTCTTAAGGTAGGCATAGCTGGTCTGGGTACAGTTGGTGTTGGGGTTATCAAAATTATGGAAACCCATAATGCCATGTTAGCCGCACGGGGTGGACGAACGATTGAAATTTCTGCTGTTTCTGCGAGAGACAGAGGTCGCGAACGTGGCGTTGATCTAACGCCTTATGCTTGGTGCGATAATCCAGTTGAGCTGGCAAGCCGAGATGATGTTGATCTTATCATCGAACTTATCGGTGGCAGCGATGGTCCGGCCTACGCTCTTGCAAAGGAAACACTTTCTCGCGGTAAAAGCTTTGTAACGGCTAATAAAGCGTTGATTGCATGTCACGGTAAAGAACTGGCTAGCCTTGCTGAAGAAAGTGGTGCCTCGCTTCGTTATGAAGCTGCTGTTGCTGGTGGTATTCCTGTTATTAAAGCGCTCGCTGAGGGACTTGTCGGGAATGATGTATCGGGCCTTTACGGTATCTTGAACGGTACATGTAATTATATTCTCACGCGTATGGAGCGCGAAGGTCTTGGTTTTGCTGAAGTGCTGGAAGATGCGCAGCGCCTTGGCTACGCGGAAGCGGATCCAACCTTTGATATCGACGGTATTGATACGGCCCATAAGACAGCAATTCTAGCAGCGCTCGCGTTTGGTACGGCACCGGATATGGATAATTTGCCAACAGAGGGCATTCGAAATATTGCACCAGTTGATATCGATTACGCCAAAGAGCTTGGTTACCGAATCAAATTGCTTGGTGTGGCGCGTCGCACCGATGATGGTATTGAAACACGTGTTCATCCGGCAATGGTTTCTCTTTCTGCGCCGCTTGCAAAAGTGATGGATGCGATCAATGCAGTGGTTATCAATGGTGATTTCGTGGGACAGACTGTTTATGAAGGCGCAGGAGCCGGCGAAGGACCTACAGCGTCATCTGTTGTAGCGGACATAATTGATATTGCTCGCGGTAATACATACGCACCGCTCGGTATCCCAGTTGCCGACCTACAGGAACTTCCTGCGATTCCTGCAGAAAAACACTTAGGTACATATTATATCCGGCTCCGCGTGGAGGATCGCCCTGGTGTGATGGCAGATATCACATCGGTACTTGCCGAAAATAATGTTTCTATTAAGAGCATGCTACAACGCGGAAAATGCGATGAGGGCGGTGTTTATATCGTTCTTACTACGCATGAGACTGTTGAAGCCTGTATTGCAAAAACACTCAACCATTTCACAAATCTTGAATGTGTGCTAGAGACCCCCACAATGCTACGAATTGAAGCCTGA